The region TGTGCAATGTGGGTCAAAGATTTGTCAGTTGGGGAAGAGAGGAAGTCAATTTAGAGTActgaaaaaaaatgctgaaattaGAGATCAAATACCAGCTCCGAGAGTCAGAAGTTCTACTTCCCAGTGAAATGCTGCTTCTACCACTTCTGTTACTTGGAGTTATCCTCCCAGGTGGTGACAATGAGGATGGTAAGAATAACTCTGGCTGCTCTCAGCACAGGTGCAGGAGTTCTGGATAAAAGCATGCTGCACCTACTACTAAGGTTCTGGGCTCTGCTGTCTCCAGCCGTCTGCCctattctggaggctggagatgAGCCAGAAGCTTTGGGGGCAGGGGACAGCTTCAAGCTCTGTATTGTTCAGACTCTGGGTTCTTTTTCATTCTATCCTGATTCCACATTTCCcccttatttttcttatctttccacCACTACAGTGTTCCAGGGGCCAACCTCCTTCCATCTCAAGCAGATTTCAACCTTTGTCAACAGCACATGGGCTCAAAATCAAGGCTCAGGCTGGTTGGATGACTTGAAGATTCATGGCTGGGAGAGTGACTCGGGCACTGCCATTTTCCTGAAGCCCTGGTCCAAGGGCAACTTTAGTGATGAGGAGATGACTGAGCTGGAGGACATCTTCCGAGCctacttcattttcttcactCAGGAAGTGCAGGATCGAGTCAATGAGTTCCAGTTAGAATGTGAGTATATTCCTCTGATCTGGACAGACTCAGtgactttcctttctcttgtgtcaGGCCACTGCTCCCTCTGATGATGGTCCCTTTTGCCCCTCTTTATCCAACTGCATATACACGCTTGTCCAGAGTAGACTTCAACCCCGACTCCATACCTCCACCCAGTATCTGAGATTCTTCCTGTTTCTTGCTCTCTTCTGTGTACATGACCACTCTTGTGGTTATCTCTTGTTTGTGTCTATGTAACTTGCTTCTCTAAAACCCCAAGGAAGAACCTCCTTTTCCTACTCTGTGCTTGAGTGAACTTAAGTGTGACTTCCTACTCCTCCAACTGATGTCCTCAAGCATCTGCTGCCTAATCACTTCTCTGCATGTAACCCTTCCCTCCACCGTGGAATGCTACACTTCTGACTCCATCACACATTGCCCCTCTCCCCTCTTGCCCACTCTACATCCTTAAAACTGTCTAACCCCACCATTGATGATATGCATACCTCTCTCCAGTGCTCTTTCTGAAAAGTCCTGAATACTGCAATTGGTTTTAGGTCAATAATTTCACCTCTCAACTTGTCGCCACTAAAATAAAAAAGTCCTATgcctttttctcatctctttctttcctgtttgctttttaataacttGTCTCAATTTTCCTTTACACAGACCCCTTTGTGATCCAGGTCACAGCAGGCTGTGAGCTGCATTCTGGGGAGGCCATAGAAAGCTCTTTGAGAGGTGCTTTAGGAGGACTGGATGTTTGGAGGATCCAGAATCATTCCTGTGCGCCTGCACCAGACAGCGGTAGCAGGGGGCAGAATTTTTGTGCACTCATGACTCAGTATCAAGGCATCTCCGATATCCTTGAGAGACTCCTCTCAGAAACCTGTCCTCGATATCTGCTAGGTGTCCTCGATGCAGGGAAGGCAGAACTGCAGAGGCAAGGTTAGTCTTATGCTCTCTCTAAgatgttcctttttctcctcccacAACTTTCTTCAAATTCAAAAGTGAGAAGTACCTAAGTAGAGATGATTAATCAATAAGTCATTTGGGGCCCATAGGAGTGGAAGAGGCAACTATCCATATTTGTGCGTTTCTGAGTCCCCATGCTCTGGATTAGAGTCATAATCTGACATTCCTACTGCTCCTTTCTACCCCAGTGAAGCCTGAggcctggctgtccagtggcccCACTCCTGGGCCTGGCCGCCTACTACTGGTGTGCCATGTCTCAGGATTCTACCCAAAACCTGTGTGGGTGATGTGGATGAGGGGTGAGCAGGAGCAGCCTGGCACTCAGCAAGAAGATGTCATGCCCAATGCTGACTGGACTTGGTATCTCAGAGTAACCCTAAATGTGGcagctggggaggcggctggcctGAGTTGCCGAGTGAAGCACAGCAGTCTAGGAGACCAGGACATCATCTTGTACTGGGGTGAGAAGGAACTGGGGCCCAACTGGGAATTGGAGGAAATGGTCCTTAAGAACAGAGAAGGGGACAAAGGAAGGGGAGGGATTTGATGGATgagagaaggatggagggaggaagacaGGCATGGAGAGAGGATAGGCGGGGAGGAAAGAGAATCagggagacaaagagagagagtcAGAGGGACAGACTTTGAGGTTTATTTCTAGGACTACAGTGCCAGAGGTATGAAAATAGCTGACCTAAGCTGTACAATAGATAAAAATGAAGTAGTCTTCACTACTACAGTAATAGTCCCATTGTAGTCTCAGTGGGATTCAGCAAGAAGAAGAGATTAAGGGTGGCTGTGAGAATAAGACCTCTGGGAATCTGAGAAAGGGAACCCCAGAGTTGCCCATGCATCGGAAACAGTTAATGATGGTGCTGACACTCAGATGGGCAAGAAGGCCTGGAGAACTAGAGAATGGGTTTGAAGTgacattcctttttcttctcccaaTTGCCAGGACACCCCACATCCATTGGCTTGATACTTGTGGCAATAATAGTGCCCTCCATGATCCTTTTGATATGCCTTGCATTATGGTTTTGGAGACGCTGGtgagttttgattttttaatcttttttttctgtccatccttttattctttccctccttttaaTCTATTAATATTACATCTCTTTAGTCTCAACATTTATGCTAGAACATTTTCCTTTTGTCCCCAACTCCCATCTGTaggtaaatttatgttttaaaattgcaGTAAAATACATCATGGAAAATTGACTGCATTAGCCATTTTTACACATAtagttaagtacattcacatttatGAAGCCGATACTtagaattcttttcatcttgaaaaactaGAAGTCTATGCTCATTAAACCACTTTCCCAAATCCTTTCTCCCTCAGGCCCTgccaaccaccattctactttctgtctatatGAATCTgtctactctaggtacctcatagaaatgaaatcatttgtctttttgtgaatgCCTTGTTCCACCTAGCATTATGTCCTCATAATTCATTCATGTGGTGTCATGTattagaatttctttccttttaaatgttgttttgttTACCTGTTCATCTCTCAATAGACACTTGGGTGAATTCACATtttagctgttgtgaataatgctgctatgaacatagtgtacaaatatctcttaaGCTGAGCATTTTTTTGCTTGTGTTCTTAACAGGTCACATCGGAATATCTTGTGAGCACTGACCGTGtctccttttccatttggaaTAAGTATCCAGGTACCCTGAAACTCAAGTTGTCAGCCTAGGAGTCAGTCTCATCATATTTCATCAAATAATCATCACATTTGATCAAACATTGTTCCTGTAGGTTGTAAGATAGATCATAATTTATACCCtagcagaaacaaaaatgaaaattgttaTTATGAGACCATATCACTAGCAGGATCCACTCAGATTTCATAGATGTGATTTGTGAGAAAGAATATACCTTggaataaatgaaatgatgtaCACAACTTCATGGTGACATGCCTTTgacttcttatttatttatttattttttgcttctgctGAAATATCATTATTTCAAATTGAACTAACTATAGTTATGCTGAGGTAATTGTATTTGCAGGGTTGCTGAGCATTTTTAACATCATTTGACTCTCTTTATTTGGATGATTTTCTAACAATGAGGGTCAGCTGAGCAGCTTGTTTCTCCAGATAGCCTTCCTTACTGTTAGAGTGGAAGTAACTCTCCCTTGACTGGCACTGTGCAGAGATTCACTTTACTCTGTACCCAGAACACTgcagttccttttctttttcttctacttaTGAGTTCCTTGAGAGAATGGCTTGTTCTCAGTGGATCCCTGTTGAAAACTTATTTCTGGTGATAGAGTTATTACTGTTATTGTAAGACTATCATGTTTGTATAGGCTAGGGAAATATAGTATACAGTGGGACAGGTGGATAGTAAATAGTATAGTGGTGGACAGGTGGATAGTATATAGTTTAGGTGATTATATAGTTGTGTTAAGTCACTTGGAACCAAgattttctgtctagagaagttGACGTGAGATAGATGTAATATTAAACTCTGTACTCTTAAACTTGAATTGCAAGtataattaaaaaatcataatatttaGGCTTAAAAAATGTCCTGACCACTTAAAAAGCCACAAAACCAAGACTTAGTGCTCACATTATGACTCTGACATATTTTTACACTAAAGGAACCAAAGCACCATGAAGAAATGGCTGATTTCTAGTTGGGGCAGAAAGATTCTTCAAGACGCTGGAACAactttgccttcagttcagttcagttcagttcatttgctcagtcgtgtccgactctttgtgaacccatgaactgcagcacaccaggcctccctgtccatcaccaactcccagagttcacccaaactcatgtccatcgagttggtgatgccattctgccatctcatcctctgtcatccccttctcctcctgcccccaatccctcccagcatcagagtcttttccaaggagtcaactctttgcatgaagtagccaaagtactggagtttcagctttagcatcattccttccaaaggacacccagggctgatctccttcagaatggactggttggatctccttgcagtccaagggactctcaagagtcttctccaacaccacagttcaaaagcatcaattcttcggggctcagctttctttacagtccaattctcacatccttacatgaccacagggaaaaccgtagctttgactagagggaccttttttggcaaagtaatgtctctgctttttaatatgctgtctaggttggtcataacttcccttccaaggaggaagtgtcttttaatttcatggctgcaatcaccatctggcaGTGATTTattagggaagtgcaaatcaaaaccacaatatagTATTatctcactccagtcagaatggtcatcatcaaagtGTCtgtccccggaggaggaaatggcagtccattccagtatcATCTCAtgacagtcagaatggctgtcatcaaaaagtttagaaataaactctggggagggtgtggagaaaagggagccctctacactgttggtgggaatgtaaactggtatattcactatggagagcagtgtggagtttccttaagaaactggaaatagaactgccatgtgaccTAGCAGTCCTACTGCTGAGCATgcatactgaggaaaccagaaatgaaagggacacatgtaccccactgttcactgcagaactgtttacagtagctaggatatggaagcaacctagatgtctatcagcggATGAATGAtaaggaaattgtggtacatatacacaatggaatattactcagttataaaaaggaatgcatttgattcagttctaatgaggtggatgaaactggagcctattatacagaatgaaatgaatcagaaaaagaaataaaagtactgtatattaatgcataatatggaatttagaaagatgataatgacaaTCCTTTATGTAAGGGACCAAAAGAGTCAccaatgtaaagaacagacttttggaatctgtgggagaaggtgaagatggtacgatttgagagaatagcactgaaacatgtatattgacatatgtaaaatagatgactggTGCAAGTTTGGTGCATGAAGCAGGACACTgaaaagccagtgctctgggacaactcagagggatggggtggtggggggaggtggtAAGGGGGTCCAGGATAGGGGGACCCATGTgcccccatggctgattcatgttggtatatggaaaaaaccattacaatattgtaaagtgctTATcatctaataaaataattaatttaaaaaatgtgaggCAGGTTTGTAATTACACTGGGAAGAAAATAGAAGTTGAAAATCCTGGCATTTCATAGTTGGGAAGAGTTGGCTGTATTGCCCAAATTAGTAGGCAGACCACAGAATGAGTAAGTGAAGGATGACAAATGGGCTCCATTGTGAAAACCGtaaaattcttaattattttggcCCACCCACCTAAAGTCTATCTCCTGATTACTTGATAGAAAAGTAACTTGAACAAGTTGGAAGATGAGATGTTAAAAGTGTGAAGTTGTGTTGAATAGTAAAAGTGTATGTTAGTATTTTATTAATTGGAGTTTAATTTtgttctaaatttcttttttatataagtttatttattttaattggagattaattactttacaatattgaattggttttgccatacatcaatatgaatccgccacaggtatacacgtgttccccatcctgaaacaccctccctcctccctccctgtaccctccctctgggtcgtcccagtacaccagccccaagcatgtagtatcatgcatcgaacctggaatggcaattcgtttcatatataatGGCATGTAtaagattctttattttttttaaaggaaacccAGGCATGTGACCAGATGGCTGTAGTCAGCTTTGTAAATGAGAGAAGATTTAATACATCATTGCATCATCAcacttataaatatttatacttattatttataatttaattatgtattctttagttgttgattattttaattgtttGTGGTGAATTAAAAAAGTTTTCATATTCTCACATGTGATAGGAAGCTTAACTGATCAAGTCAACAGCAAGCTTCAAGTTTATAGGAAATATATTAGTGCTGCAAAGAAGGATTAAATAGAATTTGTGAGTGCAGGGATTTACAATTGTGGGAAGCatagaaaagagaattttttcttaaaagatccCTGGCCAAAGCTGCACACAAAAATATGTTTCATCATAGGCAGGAGAAACACATTAGGAGGAATTTGAGCAAGAATGAAGGAAAACCAATGTATGTTATGCTTCTAGGAAGTTAGTATTAGCCATTCTTGCTTTGAAATCTACTTTCTGTATGACTCTAGTTTGGTATCTAGAAACATTCTTTGGTAAATCTTATAATTGTTGTGGTCTATAAGTTTCAGAAGTGACTGATTTATGCTTTGTTCAATTTTCTGTGGTGATTCATACATTCAGTGCCTCAGTGTTTAATATGGAACTTAGAGATGGACCATCTTCACTCATACCTTTCTACTTTTTgcttttctggatttttaaacAGTGGTCACTAAGGATTAGTTTTTGCAGTCTTATTACCGTGCATTGTTTGTGCATAGGTGGGCACACATCTTtttctacatgaaaaaaaaagctCATGTAGAAGTTCATACATGATTTTAAAGTGATACATATAGAAAGATTAACagatttaaagttatttatttgtaaataagaCAGACCAAAAGCAAGCATAAGAGCTAAGATTTTAATTGAGGAAGCTATAGGAACATGatcaataaaaatttaaccatagaaaagtgaacaaaaaaagaaaaacaaaaattagataaAGGTGGCACAACACTTAAGGAACACACTGCttgagaaaattaataaaaacattgTAACCTGTCTCAGAGCTAATGAAAAGAGTAATAAGTTTTAGAAAAGTAGACATATTACTGCATATACAgaagttaaaataagaaaatgctgtGCATATTTTATATCAACATATTTGTTATAGAtaaaattgtctttttaaaaactcccagtaagggaagaaaatatgaacatataAGTAACtgttaaggaaaataaataagcagttAACGTTTTTACTAGTTGTGCAGGTCCTAAATCCAGACTATAGGGAATGGCAGGTAATTGTACTTCATGCACATTGTTCTAGGTggataaaaagatggaaaatgatTACAACTGATTTTAGGAggcaatattttcattatatcaaAGCCAGCAagatttttttccaggaaataaacaaacaaatattaaacTAGTAGCTAATAGCAAATCTCATTTATGCACATTTATTTAGAAACTATCTCTATATAGACTCAAATAAAATACTTGCAAACAGAAACCAGCACTACGTGAAGTggcatttattcagcaaatggaaaaattatttacCAATAAAAAAATCGCTTGATAGAatccctttctttaaaaaattaaggaaatataaCCATATAATCATCTCCAAAGttatagaaaaagcatttgataccTTTAAATGTCCATTCTGATAAAACATTGCTAACTCAGAACAAAAGGAAATTTTCACTGCATTGTCAAATGTAGCTATTAATACACATAGCCGACATGAGGTAAATTCAATTGTGAATGTTTAAAAGCATTCCAGTGAAAATCAAATACAAGTTGTCTGCCTGCTTTAATCTTCACCATTCAATAGAATATTAAGAGTCCTAGTTAATCCAGCAAGGCAAGGAAAACAAGGAGggattaaaagagaaattaaacaaaaagtaTTATTTCTTCTGATTCAAGATGATGGAGTAGATGAACATAtactcatctcctcctgcaagagcaccaaaatcacaactagctgttgaacaaccaaaggcaaagaagaagtCACAGTGAGATGGTAGAATGggcacaatcacaataaaatcaaatcccatatccaatggtgggtgacccacaaactggggaacaataataccaaagaagttctcccacagtTGTGAAGGTTCAGAtccccatgtcaggcttcccagcctgaggACCCAGTAAGGGGACTGGGAaaccccagggaatctgaccttgaagcaCAGCAGAATTTGATTATAAGAAGACTTCTATAGGACTGCGGGAAACAGACTTCagacttggagggcacaaacaaaaccttgtgttcAGCAAGTCTCAGAGGAAAGAAACCTTGACTTCACAGGAAACTGGAGCAAAACTACCTGCTAGTATTGGAGGGCCTCCTATAGAAGTGTGGGTTAACAGAGGCACACCACAGAGACAGAGGAACTGGCAGCAGCTGTCTGGGAAGGTCTCTTTTGGCATAAACactcttggagttcaccattAACCTGACCATAGAGCCTGTAGACTGAGCGCTCAGTCACCTCAAGGGGGGCGTGGGGGAGGAAATCAGGGAAGGAGTGCAACCACactcatcagcagataattggattaaagctttactgagcaagatccttcccatcagagcaagacccagtgtttctcaccaccagtccctcccatcaagaagcttgcataagcctcttagcctcctccatcagagggcagacagaagaagcatgAATAACCACAATCCCACAGCAACTAAAACAAACCACATTACAGAACGTTAATcagcatgaaaaagcagaaagttacatCCCAggtgaagggacaagataaaactatagaaaaacaactaaatgaagcaGAGATAGGCAATCTTCCAGAAaagaagaattcagaataattatcagttcagttcagttgctcagtcatgtctgactctttgccaccccacggactgcagtgcaccatgctttcctgtccatcaccaactcctggagctaacTAAAaatcatgttcattgcatcagtgatgccatccaaccatctcaccctctgctgccttcttctccttttcttttcaatctttaccagcatcagggtctttttcactgAGTTGCTTTTTCTCATCTGgtggccagattactggagtttcagcttcaaaatcagtccttccagtgaatgttacTGTTGAtgttctttaggattgactggttggatctcctttaagtccaagggactctcaagagtcttccccaacaccacaattcaaaagcgtcgattcttcagcactcagctttctttatagtccaactctcacatccatacatgaccactggaaaaaccatagttttgactagacagacctttgttggtaaagtaatgtctctgctttttagtatgctgtctagattggtcatagcttttctttcaagtaacaagcgtcttttaatttcatggctgcagtcaccatctgcagtgattttggagcccagaaaaataaagtcatccactgtttccactgtttcctcatctatttgccatgaagtgatgggaccagatgccgtgatattagttttaagccaactttttcactctactctttcacttattcaagagactctttagttctttttcactttctaccactaagggtggtgtcatctgcttatctgagggtattggtatttctcccagcaatcttgaattcagcttgtgcttcgttcagtctggcatttctcatgatgtactctgcatttaagttaaataatcagggtgacaatatacagtcttgatggactcctttcccaatatggaaccagccatgtgttccatgtccagttctaactgttgcttcttgacctgcatacagatttctcaggaggaaggtcggGTGGTcgggtactcccatctctttcagaattttccagtttgttgtgatccatacagtcaaaggctttggcatagtcaataaagcaactctcggaactctcttgctttttcaatgatccagcagatgttggcaatttgatctcttgttcctctgccttttctgaaaccagcttgaacatctggaagttcacagttcccatactgttgaaacctggcttggagaattttgagcattactttagtagtgtgtgagatgagcacagttttgcggcagtttgaacattctttgacattacatttctttggggttggaatgaaaactgaccttttccagtcctgtggtcacgctgagttttccaaatttgctggcatattgagtgcaacactttcacaacaacatcttttaggatttgaaatagctcaacttgaattccatcacctccactagctttgtttgcagtgatgtttcctaaggcccacctgacttcgcattccaggatgtctggctctagatgagtgatcacaccatcgtgattatttgggttgtgaagatctgttttgaatccttctgtgtatttttgccagctcttgttaatatattttgattCTCTTAGGtgtgtaccatttctgtcctttatcgagcccatctttgcatgaaatgttcccttggtatctctaattttcttgaagagatgtctaatcttttccattctattgttttcctctatttcctttctttttttttctccacgtctactttttaaaaaatttttatttctaccttattttactttacaatactgtattggttttgccatacattaacatgaatctgccactggtgttcatgagttcccaatcctgaaccccctcccaccttccaccccatatcatctctctggatcttcccgtgcaccagccccaagcatcctgtatcctgcatcaatcatagactggtgattcgtttcttacatgatagtatacatgtttcaatgccattctcccaaatcatcccaccctctccctatccctcaaagtccaaaagtccgttttatacatctgtgtctcttttactgtctcacataaCCCTCAGCCATAAATCTCACCTTGatacattcaaaaaaactgaaatcattccaagcatcttttctgaccataatacaGTAAGGTTAGATCTCAATTATAAGagaaaaactattacaaattCCAACAtacggaggctgaacaacacgcttctgaataaccaaaaaatcacagaaggaatcaaaaaagaaatcaaaatatgcatagaaactaatgaaaatgaaaacacaacaagaCAAAaccctgtgggacactataaaagcagtgctaagaggaaagttcatagctatacaggcatacctcaagaaacaagtaaaaagtcaaataaataacctacttTACAcgtaaagcaactagaaaaggaagaaatggagaaccccagggttagtagaaggaaagaaatcttttttctttaatttttattttttaaattttaatatctttaattcttacatgcattcccaaacatgaacccccctcccacctccctccccataacatctctctgggtcatccccatgcaccagccccaagcatgctgcatcctacgtcagacatagactggcgattcaattcttacatgatagtatacatgttagaatgtcattctcccaaatcatcccaccctctccctctccctctgagtccaaaggtccgttatacacatctgtgtctcttgaaggaaagaaatcttaaaaattagggcagagataaatgcaaaagaaacaaaagggaccaTAGCAAacatcaacaaaaccaaaagcaggttctttgaaaggataaataaaattgagaaaccattagccagactcaaccagaaacaaagggagaaaaatcaaatcaataaaattagaaatgaaaatggagagatcacaaaagacaacacagaaatacaaaggatcataagagactactatcagcaattatatgccaataaaatggacaacgtggaagaaatggacaaattcttagaaaagtacaactttccaaaattgaaccaggaagaaatagaaaatcttaacagacacatcacaagcacggaaattgaaactataatcagaaatcttccagcaaacaaaagcacaagtccagacggcttcacagctgaattctaccaaaattttcgagaagagctaacacctatcctattcaaactcttccagaaaattgcagaggaagctCAACTTCCAAACTCCTTCTATGAGgcaaccatcaccctaataccaaaacctgacaaagatgccacaaaaaaagaaaactacaggccaatatcactgatgaacatagatgcaaaaatcctcaacaaaattctagcaatcagagtccaacaacacattaaaaagatcatacaccatgaccaagtgggctttatcccagggatccaaggattcttcaatatctgcaaatcaatcaatgtaattcaccacattaacaaattgaaaaataaaagccatatgattatctcaatagatgtagagaaggccttgacaaaattcaacattcgtTTATGATaacaactctccagaaagc is a window of Ovis aries strain OAR_USU_Benz2616 breed Rambouillet chromosome 1, ARS-UI_Ramb_v3.0, whole genome shotgun sequence DNA encoding:
- the LOC443442 gene encoding CD1 isoform X1; the protein is MLKLEIKYQLRESEVLLPSEMLLLPLLLLGVILPGGDNEDVFQGPTSFHLKQISTFVNSTWAQNQGSGWLDDLKIHGWESDSGTAIFLKPWSKGNFSDEEMTELEDIFRAYFIFFTQEVQDRVNEFQLEYPFVIQVTAGCELHSGEAIESSLRGALGGLDVWRIQNHSCAPAPDSGSRGQNFCALMTQYQGISDILERLLSETCPRYLLGVLDAGKAELQRQVKPEAWLSSGPTPGPGRLLLVCHVSGFYPKPVWVMWMRGEQEQPGTQQEDVMPNADWTWYLRVTLNVAAGEAAGLSCRVKHSSLGDQDIILYWGHPTSIGLILVAIIVPSMILLICLALWFWRRWSHRNIL
- the LOC443442 gene encoding CD1 precursor (The RefSeq protein has 5 substitutions compared to this genomic sequence); the protein is MLLLPLLLLGVILPGGDNEDVFQGPTSFHLKQISTFVNSTWAQNQGSGWLDDLKIHGWESDSGTAIFLKPWSKGNFTDEEMTELEDIFRAYFIFFTQEVQDRVNEFQLEYPFVIQVTAGCELHSGEAIESSLRGALGGLDVWRIQNHSCAPAPDSGNGGQNFCALMTQYQGISDILERLLSETCPRYLLGVLDAGKAELQRQGHPTSIGLILVAIIVPSLILLICLALWFWRRWSHRNIL